A single window of Thermodesulfobacteriota bacterium DNA harbors:
- a CDS encoding DUF2281 domain-containing protein, protein MSHKEIILKEIEQVPDRLLEEVIDFIRFLKTKITQEKFEIAIASESSLKKDWLRPEEDEAWQDL, encoded by the coding sequence ATGAGTCATAAGGAAATAATTTTAAAGGAAATTGAACAAGTACCAGACAGGCTTTTGGAGGAGGTGATCGATTTCATCAGATTCCTGAAGACAAAGATAACTCAGGAAAAATTTGAAATCGCTATTGCTAGTGAGTCCTCCCTAAAAAAGGACTGGCTTCGACCAGAGGAGGACGAAGCTTGGCAGGATTTGTAA
- a CDS encoding type II toxin-antitoxin system VapB family antitoxin — protein sequence MKRTNIVIDESLVKRALKATGLKTRRELVDYALRELIRRESQKKILDLKGKVTWQGEIKAMRKGRVSQLPL from the coding sequence ATGAAACGTACAAATATCGTCATTGACGAATCATTAGTAAAGAGAGCCCTTAAGGCCACTGGACTTAAGACGCGTAGAGAATTGGTTGATTACGCTTTGCGTGAACTAATTCGTCGGGAATCCCAGAAAAAGATTCTGGACCTTAAAGGGAAAGTTACCTGGCAGGGAGAGATCAAAGCTATGCGTAAAGGTCGAGTGTCCCAATTACCCTTGTAG
- a CDS encoding D-glycerate dehydrogenase: MKKVFVTSKLPGNAVDSLKHRFDVEVFDKEDLPTKREILESAKDACAIISTVSNQIDKEIIDSCPDLSIISNYGVGFENIEVSHATKKGIFVTNTPGVLTETTADLAWALMFAVARRVVEGDKVVREGEFKRWGPAFLLGIDVHGKTLGIYGMGRIGRAVARRANGFGMRVLYNSRSRNFEAEEEIGCSLVDFNSLLRESNFLVITAPLTESTRGRFGLNEFKSMRNDSILVNVSRGPIVREKELAEALRKRFIWGAGLDVYEKEPEVENELLKLKNVVLLPHVGSASLETREKMAEMAVENVVSALSGEVPKNLVNPEVLNVNL; encoded by the coding sequence ATGAAAAAGGTTTTTGTAACATCTAAGCTGCCCGGAAATGCTGTCGATTCTCTGAAGCATAGGTTCGACGTTGAGGTTTTCGACAAAGAAGATCTACCCACAAAGCGTGAAATATTAGAAAGTGCGAAGGACGCCTGCGCAATCATCTCAACTGTTTCTAATCAGATAGATAAAGAAATAATAGATAGCTGTCCCGATCTCTCTATTATTTCGAACTATGGCGTGGGATTTGAGAATATTGAGGTTTCCCATGCAACAAAAAAGGGAATATTCGTTACAAATACCCCTGGTGTTCTAACAGAGACTACTGCGGATTTAGCGTGGGCTTTAATGTTTGCCGTTGCGAGAAGGGTTGTTGAGGGGGATAAGGTTGTTAGAGAAGGAGAATTCAAAAGGTGGGGTCCGGCATTTTTGCTGGGGATTGATGTGCATGGAAAAACCCTGGGTATTTACGGAATGGGGAGAATAGGAAGGGCAGTAGCCAGGAGAGCAAATGGATTTGGTATGCGAGTGCTATACAATAGCAGGAGTAGAAACTTTGAGGCTGAGGAGGAAATTGGGTGTTCTTTAGTAGACTTTAACAGCCTTCTCAGAGAATCGAATTTTCTCGTGATAACGGCTCCTCTCACAGAAAGTACCAGAGGACGCTTTGGTCTTAATGAATTTAAGAGCATGAGGAATGATTCAATACTTGTGAATGTAAGTCGTGGTCCCATTGTAAGGGAAAAAGAGTTAGCAGAGGCTCTTAGAAAAAGGTTTATTTGGGGGGCTGGACTCGACGTTTATGAGAAAGAACCCGAGGTTGAAAATGAATTGTTAAAGCTGAAGAATGTCGTATTACTTCCACACGTCGGAAGCGCTTCGCTGGAAACCAGGGAGAAAATGGCCGAGATGGCCGTAGAAAATGTTGTATCGGCACTTAGTGGCGAGGTTCCCAAAAATCTCGTAAATCCCGAGGTTTTAAACGTCAATCTTTAA
- a CDS encoding type II toxin-antitoxin system PemK/MazF family toxin: protein MAGFVKGDVVVVPFPFSDLTQAKRRPALILAVVAGDDLILCQITSQQLSDQYAIQIENSDFETGSLKQTSNIRPSRIFTADRHIILYRAGHLRTEKTNEVIRKVVEILKQ from the coding sequence TTGGCAGGATTTGTAAAAGGTGATGTAGTAGTAGTTCCCTTTCCGTTCTCTGATTTGACCCAAGCTAAACGACGTCCCGCTCTCATATTGGCAGTAGTGGCAGGAGATGATCTTATTCTTTGTCAGATCACCAGTCAACAACTTAGTGATCAGTACGCTATTCAGATTGAAAATTCGGATTTTGAAACTGGTTCACTAAAGCAAACGAGTAATATTCGACCAAGCAGAATCTTTACGGCCGATCGCCACATCATACTTTACCGAGCCGGACATCTTAGAACGGAGAAAACAAACGAGGTAATAAGAAAGGTTGTGGAAATTTTAAAACAGTGA